Proteins encoded in a region of the Bacillota bacterium genome:
- a CDS encoding glycyl-radical enzyme activating protein, with the protein MFRFRIAALPAVLSAAPGTGAGAEHGRVSRRVCNDAMQNNQRTAIITDIQFMSTEDGPGIRSTVFMKGCPMRCLWCQNPETFSMEPELFHDALRCIDCGTCLQVCPQGALRRGERGLVFGSSCRRCLQCVENCPARAIRVFGEEVGVDELLTELIRDKPFYRHSGGGVTFSGGECLLQHRFLLAALSALRSEDIHVCIDTAGCVSPQVFKDVAGEADLVLYDLKTIDREKHKLFTGASNEVILENAAWLGGSGIPFRIRVPIIPGYTSGEEDIKAMAHFIRDEVGPVERIDLLGYNSLCVADYERLGVDYQLKEVPRVTEEAMVRLQEIMIGSGARRVTISNYDS; encoded by the coding sequence TTGTTCCGGTTCCGGATTGCTGCTTTGCCTGCTGTTCTGTCCGCTGCTCCCGGAACCGGAGCGGGAGCTGAACATGGGCGGGTTTCCCGCCGGGTCTGCAATGATGCCATGCAAAACAATCAACGAACGGCCATTATCACCGACATACAGTTCATGTCCACGGAAGATGGCCCGGGTATCCGCAGCACTGTCTTCATGAAAGGTTGCCCGATGAGGTGCCTCTGGTGCCAGAACCCGGAAACATTTTCCATGGAACCCGAGTTGTTTCACGACGCGCTGCGCTGTATCGATTGCGGCACATGCCTGCAAGTTTGCCCGCAGGGGGCGCTGCGGAGGGGAGAGCGAGGCCTTGTTTTCGGCAGCTCCTGCCGCCGCTGCCTGCAGTGCGTGGAGAATTGCCCGGCCCGGGCGATACGGGTTTTCGGGGAAGAGGTGGGAGTGGATGAGCTCCTGACAGAATTGATCCGGGATAAGCCATTCTACCGACATTCCGGTGGGGGGGTTACCTTTTCCGGCGGGGAATGTTTGCTGCAGCACCGCTTCCTTCTGGCAGCCCTTTCGGCGCTGAGATCGGAGGATATTCATGTCTGTATCGATACCGCGGGATGTGTCAGCCCGCAGGTGTTCAAGGATGTAGCCGGGGAGGCGGATCTGGTCCTCTATGACCTGAAGACCATCGACCGGGAGAAACATAAACTTTTCACCGGGGCTTCCAATGAGGTTATCCTGGAGAATGCAGCCTGGCTTGGCGGCTCCGGTATTCCTTTCCGGATCCGGGTGCCGATCATACCGGGGTATACTTCCGGCGAGGAGGATATCAAGGCCATGGCGCATTTCATCAGGGATGAGGTGGGGCCGGTGGAGCGGATCGATCTGCTAGGCTACAACTCCCTCTGTGTGGCCGATTACGAGCGATTGGGAGTTGACTACCAACTGAAAGAGGTTCCCCGGGTTACAGAAGAGGCCATGGTCCGTCTGCAGGAAATCATGATCGGCAGCGGTGCCCGCCGGGTAACCATCTCCAATTATGACTCCTGA